In a genomic window of Amblyomma americanum isolate KBUSLIRL-KWMA chromosome 4, ASM5285725v1, whole genome shotgun sequence:
- the pck gene encoding claudin superfamily protein pickel isoform X2, with product MEKSSSGGGQVYRYPPASGLLLGAGLVAYLATLVLLVSFASPYWLESYEEAHMEFVRLGLWDVCFRNYRHPSYQYDETFDGCHWVHSYTYQNIRDWLLPGWLMFVQSMMTFALMFALAALVLLSVVLMRYMLRYEIIFLLGAFILEAITALPVFLSVAVFGGMCFERSWLQYPKYNHLSWAYALAVVAFFFHTLAAIMLLGETFKARERRRRANNLIYNMQPRTAPADPATRLYLFPAGGTSV from the exons ATGGAGAAGTCATCGAGTGGTGGCGGCCAGGTGTACCGGTACCCGCCGGCGTCAGGCTTGCTGCTGGGTGCGGGCCTGGTGGCGTACCTGGCCACACTGGTGCTGCTGGTGAGCTTTGCCAGCCCCTACTGGCTGGAGAGCTACGAGGAGGCCCACATGGAGTTTGTGCGACTGGGCCTGTGGGACGTGTGTTTCCGCAACTACCGGCACCCGTCCTACCAGTATGACGAGACCTTTGACGGATGTCACTGGGTGCACTCGTACACCTACCAGAACATCCGCGACTGGCTCCTGCCCGGCTGGCTCATGTTTGTGCAGAGCATGATGACGTTTGCGCTTATGTTCGCCCTGGCGGCCTTGGTGCTGCTGAGTGTGGTGCTGATGCGCTACATGCTGCGCTACGAGATCATCTTCCTGCTGGGCGCATTCATCCTGGAGGCCATCACTG CGTTGCCGGTGTTCCTGTCAGTGGCGGTCTTTGGAGGCATGTGCTTTGAGCGCTCCTGGCTGCAGTACCCCAAGTACAACCACCTGTCGTGGGCCTACGCCCTGGCCGTGGTCGCCTTCTTCTTCCACACGTTGGCTGCCATCATGCTACTTGGAGAGACCTTCAAGGCCCGCGAGCGTCGTCGCCGTGCCAACAACCTCATCTACAACATGCAACCCAG GACGGCGCCGGCTGATCCGGCAACGCGCCTTTACCTTTTCCCTGCTGGTGGCACCTCTGTGTGA
- the pck gene encoding claudin superfamily protein pickel isoform X1, which translates to MEKSSSGGGQVYRYPPASGLLLGAGLVAYLATLVLLVSFASPYWLESYEEAHMEFVRLGLWDVCFRNYRHPSYQYDETFDGCHWVHSYTYQNIRDWLLPGWLMFVQSMMTFALMFALAALVLLSVVLMRYMLRYEIIFLLGAFILEAITALPVFLSVAVFGGMCFERSWLQYPKYNHLSWAYALAVVAFFFHTLAAIMLLGETFKARERRRRANNLIYNMQPRPGTSLSLLEASGTEKPPTAAE; encoded by the exons ATGGAGAAGTCATCGAGTGGTGGCGGCCAGGTGTACCGGTACCCGCCGGCGTCAGGCTTGCTGCTGGGTGCGGGCCTGGTGGCGTACCTGGCCACACTGGTGCTGCTGGTGAGCTTTGCCAGCCCCTACTGGCTGGAGAGCTACGAGGAGGCCCACATGGAGTTTGTGCGACTGGGCCTGTGGGACGTGTGTTTCCGCAACTACCGGCACCCGTCCTACCAGTATGACGAGACCTTTGACGGATGTCACTGGGTGCACTCGTACACCTACCAGAACATCCGCGACTGGCTCCTGCCCGGCTGGCTCATGTTTGTGCAGAGCATGATGACGTTTGCGCTTATGTTCGCCCTGGCGGCCTTGGTGCTGCTGAGTGTGGTGCTGATGCGCTACATGCTGCGCTACGAGATCATCTTCCTGCTGGGCGCATTCATCCTGGAGGCCATCACTG CGTTGCCGGTGTTCCTGTCAGTGGCGGTCTTTGGAGGCATGTGCTTTGAGCGCTCCTGGCTGCAGTACCCCAAGTACAACCACCTGTCGTGGGCCTACGCCCTGGCCGTGGTCGCCTTCTTCTTCCACACGTTGGCTGCCATCATGCTACTTGGAGAGACCTTCAAGGCCCGCGAGCGTCGTCGCCGTGCCAACAACCTCATCTACAACATGCAACCCAG GCCCGgaacctctctctctctgcttgaAGCCTCCGGCACAGAGAAGCCGCCCACTGCAGCCGAATAA